The genomic stretch TCATTCACGTCGACATTCAGTCTTGCGTCTTCTCCAAACTTTACTGGAGGCGTGTGATAGAAACAGGTACTAACGAGCAGAGCACCTGCACGGGAAGTCAGACCTTTGCTGAGGTGAAGTGGAGGTGGGGTTATGGGGGGGTGGACATGTTGCATTGACATGGTGAACAGAGTTGCTTTCAGGACAACAGCTGGGCCTCAGTTGGAATTCTGCACCTTGTTGCACCAACCGGCTTCTTGTCCCGGATTAGGGCTTTGGCGTCCATCTGTCGGGCATCAGCTTACATTTAAGCTCTGCCATTTCACAGGCAGCCTCCAGCCAGCCATTCCACCAGGAAGGCAGGCAAGCTTAGCCACCCGATGATACGTGGGGAaactttctgtttgtttttgtttgctccTAGAATTCAGGACATTTAGCATTTAACCCACAAATGCCCatagtacataataataaacattacatcatatactgtatattcattttatctattctgcatgtgtttgtgcATTATACAATGTTCCTATCTATTTTTTTACTCCTATATTTACTGATTTGTTTATtggtaaatgttttttattctatttttggaTTAACttacttttaattttaatttgtatttattagtggtacttacagtacatattcatttttttatttttatttattttggtgaATCACAtagttatttattaattttattgttgttaaattacatattaatttattcattattatttgtcTTTATGATAAattacttattatttttttaattttatttttataataataaggaCCCCAATGACGCCGTAATAGATATAGACAAAAGCAATGCAcacataaaatagaaaaaaataaaaagataaagtaaaaaaaaaaatgccattgtaaattaagtaaaattgaCTAAGAGGGTTTTGAGTCTGGAATTGAAAAGAGGAAGCGGGCCAATGATAcagattgtatttatttttacattcatttttatttgtatttatttctggTGAATTACttattcatttgaatttgtattcatttgtggttatttttaattttttattcatttatggtaaattactttttatttattttatttttattcatatttatttctgGTAAATTCCTTATTagaattttttaattatttattcatttaaatttttataaattttttaaaattttaatttacTGATGGTaaattacttattatttatttcattcttaAGTGCATTTATTTCTGGTCAATTccttattcatttattaatgtattcattttttttagttaattttttaattatttacagtaaatatttttttttcctttttatttgtatttatttctgctAATTTCCTtgtcaattttttcatttttcctttcatttgtttctgataacatacttttgttttgtatttctttcttccttttctttcatcacggcGTAAGCTACGTATCTATTACTACACATTCTCTATTCGCCCCGTGAGGTTCCCCGTCCCTGCTCTCGATTGCACAggggtacctaatgaagtgtccatggTGTGTTCAGGCTCAGTCGGTGTAAGACAAAGGTGAAATTGAACGCAGGTGAGTCCATTCAAGTGCAGCCTTGCAGCTGACTAAGCTGCTCTGAAGGACAATGAGCTTCAGAGGCTTTTAACGCTATTGTGCCACAGATAGCGACAAGCTTACAGGTATTTAACGATGGCGTTGAGCACAGCTTGAAGGTAATGTATCATGACAGGTAAACCAAAGCTTAGGCCAGTGGTGGAGTCTTTGAAGAGCCCACGCTTGCACTTTAATTATGTGGGCCAATTAAATGCAGAAAGCGGGCAGAATGTAGCAAATTAAAACCTGCTTGACGTCAGGTCAATGTGTTACTTAGCACTTGGCTGCTGGTTATTGTTGTTGGATGATTTATATCACCgcctcaaaaaaaaaaggatgacaATGGATGGAATTTGGGGGaacacaaaataatttaaaaaacacaaatttccTTCaacgcactattttttttttggatgggCGATTAACGTGGGCACAAATATTGAGCATATATGGACAAAGAAAATGGTATTGTggatggtaagtttagcttcacagCCCTGGCTGATGGCTCTCTCAACAAGAGCGAAGTTATTTGTATcgactgtcgctgtgagttgagttgtcacggagtacgtcgACTCTCAAATGCCAGcgagaaggtactggagcaccgcaggtatttttttaaattgtcatttatacagtggtaccccGGCATATGAGTACCCAACTAgccagtgtttttttagatgcgagcagcctcttggctgatttttttgctttgaactgcaagctaaaatgtGGGTTACAAGCTGCTAGTTATCGGCAGGCATAGCCAGGACAGCTATTTGacggcttgtgtcaatgtgacaaaggcggaagtgagcgagcacacgcagcgctcaatgagatggcagtaaaggctcacgagggaatttatttgttttattatttctatttttttcattagcgATCCATTAGCATTTGTGCTTGAAACGCTGTGtgtcaaagatgacagaataaaagttgcatgttgtGACAGACTTCCACGTCGTTGAAGTCGCCAGAGTAAGAGAAATGTGTGTATGCGTCTGTAAAAGTGAAATATAAGCTGCAGCCTGACTGCACTTCGGTATACGCCGCGGTCCTGcttctgtaaactactgactgaTCTTGAGCACTTCgttttttgtaagttgtcaatTGTTGCAGattgtttgcttgcttgttttgtAGACATTGTtgcgctgttaaaaaaaaagcagaacgtttaataaacaaaaatttgcataaagcaaacattgaATCTCATTGTTGACAAGTGTAttaaaacctttaaaatgatcacttattacagataaaaacacatttatgtctgtgattaattatgagttaactattgacgaaatgtgattaatcactatTGAATATTTGAATTGAtcgataatatacagtatatgtaaatgtATACATGTTAAGGCTGGATGATGCTGGTGGTGGGGAAAAAACCcaccaaaatatatttaaatgcataaatataaattataataaatgcaaataaatttttattaatagaaaaaataaaacatataaatgaatgtatgtcGAGGCTGTGGATGGTGTCTGTATAGGaggggaaaaacacacaaaaataattttaaatgcataaaaaatctaacaaataaataccaatatgtttatattaattaaaaaaacatacatataaatGTATACGTGTTGCAGCTGGATGATGCTGGGGGaatacaaacatttttaaaagatgaATAAACAGTGGAatttcagttttcgtacactCCAGTTGTTGTAGGAtttgtattttccttttttatttttactattgcTAAATATACTGTGTGGTATATGTCTCAGTTTTCAtgcactgtctcggttatcagtGTGAACGCTCGCCAACCGCACCAAAGTGGGTGttggctggtgtgtgtgtgtgcgtgtgtgcgtgcgtgtgtgtgtgtgtgtgtgtgccagagTACAAAATGTGAACACAGCCTCACTGTTCCTAAAGCCTATCCTTTCCTTGGAGAGAAGTCTCTCTTCACCTTTAATTAACAGTATTCTCCTGGTGTTTGATTGGAAGGCAGAACTTCATTCATTGGACGTGCCTGCGAGCGAGCGATAGCACTAAATCATTAAATAAGAAGACAGAGCTGCCATTGTTGACGCCGTTCTTCACGCCCCGCCTTTAGCGCTCGTGTGCCTCAGGCTTCCTGGTGGAGCCGCGGCATTATCTCGTGATCATGTGGAGGAACGCGAGCTGCTGAATTTGCAGACGGGGAGCTTTACCAGCAGGGTGGATTACCACGCCGTCATTGGCCCCGATTGAGTTTCAGTGTCAGTGGTAATAGAGTCGGACGTAATAGCATCTGATTGACTCGTAGCCAATATGCAACGCCggacagaagctgatggagtgGAACCGGCGACGAGGCCACTCCCTGTTACTGCCGATCGATGCGGTTTAGCGAATAAAACGTGACGTCGTGTGTGACCGGAGGAAGTGGCCATCCTGTCAGTTTGACGTGATTACAGATGCTATCTTCTGTTCTCTAGTCGTACTAATCAGCGGAAACTCTTTTAGCACATCAACTCTCTGGTCTTTCAAGTTATTAGCAGTTGGCACAAAGCTAGCGGCCACAATTTGCATTGTGTTCCTTAAAATTGTCACATGACAGAttttgaaaacataaaaaataacaagataAATAATGAGAtggcacatttttttgtattaatatttcTTAGTGTTTTGCCACTTTctattaaatgttttatttgtatctgtataatccaaaataaaatatacaataataataatatagcaaatatattttttctatacaaaatatatatcgttttttattttataaaattacatcaaacatgaaaaaaataaatcatttaaattgtatttcatacaataattatacaattttacaatattgtataattattgtattgtatattgtataattatatatatatatatatatatatatatatatatatatatatatatatatatatatatatatatatatagtataattgtataattatatatatatatatatatacacacaaaatattgattttattcacaaaataaaacaataaaaaagtaatgatttaacatattttatacaataatgataataatatatcaattatgttttttttatatcaaagtgtttaaatgataaaataacataaaataaaatgatttaaaatgtgttttacacaataattatacaataataattacaataatagtatatcaaattgttttttctttgcaaaATAGTGTTttaatttacataaaattatgatttaaaatatgttttcataaattgataataatttatatttattttgttttttatgtatatgatgaaataacataaaaagaaaaatgttcagatttaaagtgtatttttacacaatatataaaaattcacattttcatacaagtgttttttatttatattttaaattacgtaaacaataacatttcaaatgtatttttatacaataataatgatatcaaAATATGTTTCGATacaacatgttttttaaatttatattataaaataatgacattttttaaaaaatgatttaaaatgtgtttttacagtTATTTCTGTCTTTTGGCACTTTTTCCTTACAGTTctgttacatttatttatttttagttttatttttatgaaatgtTAACATACAAACACCATGTACATAATACGaggtatattttattttctactcaaatgaaaaataatacaattatatcccaaaaaaatgcatgtacaataaaatactagtaacaacaaaaacaacaataatataacatataaagtatatccaatatttatttttctatgcaATAAAAAGAAACTGCATACACTAAAAATGGTGACAAATTGTACAATTGTAAAAAGGAAACTATCCACAGGAATCGCACACTTGTCCTTCAATCATTTTAGTAGGCTTTTCTGTAGTGCAACTAATTCCACGGTGGCTATTTCCACACAACTGGTGGTAATATAATGGAGATGTAATTGCAGGGCGTTGGATACGTTAACAGATGCCACTGAAATGAGATTTTAATGTATTCCACTGTGATGTATGGCCTGTTTCAGACGTTAAAAGATCACATGGGTCAAGTGTCAGCCGAAGCGCATTCTGTACATAATGTTTACCACCACCATCCTTCTGCTATTCCTGCTACAGCAACACCCCCCAACCCTTCTCTTTCACCACATATCAAATTTATGCTTGAAGTAGGACGACTGCAGCGGTGGAACACACCACCAAAATGCACAGCGGAAATTGGATTGTGGGCTGAAAAATGTTAATTCCACTTGCAGCTGCCCCCCCCTCGCCCCTCCACCAAGTCTCTACTTATTAAGGTGATAGCAGCCGCTGATTGATCACCTGCAAGGTGTGCAGTACAAATGGCGCCCTGAAGAAAAGCAATAATAATAGTGCGATGGGAGGTGTAAGTGGATTGCCGGCTTTGATTTTCGAGCTTTGCGTTCACAggatctttctcttttcttttgtttttgccgtGGGGAGTCTATAACAGGAATACCACATCATCATGTTATGTTTTCTCTTGTAGTTACACTTTAAAAACAGATTGATGTTGAACTTAATACTCATATGTTGTAGTATTTTAGCTAGATGCTGGAATCCACCGCTTTTATTAAGCCCGACCAGGAAgagccattttgtgtgtctgtagctttaatgctaatgagctgtgtttgtctccgACAGAGACAGAGTGCTACTGTGTACTTTTTCCATACaaactgtaactctgcacttgtccaacttAATAGAAGCCATGTAATCATATCATATAGATAACATAACATTAAAGAGTGGGTCAGGAGAACCtaaacattagcaacacaagtatactgtagctatgtgagctaacatgctaacatcacacttgcattttaacagcaacatcatgctaggttagcctatttgctaggaaaaaaaactacctgatcaaacttacagctcccacatctgtggCTGACGAACAGATAGTTGGCAGACTACCAGCATGCATTTTAAGtagtgtagcgaagcctgctttgtcttttttttttcttcttttacaaACTCAATTTTTGAACCTTTAGCAAGTGCTTAACATATTGTACGGGCAAGAGAAGTAGAAATGCAATACTGGGTTTGGACTGCAGAAACTGTTCAAGTCTTTTTGATGTTCCATTCAGCTCATCTAGCCTGGCGtgggtcagaggcggtatcatgtccagggggaaggaggtttttcctgtGTGACACGGTAAAAATCCACAACTTCAAAAGCAAGGGCACAAACAGACTCAAGGGAGACATATTACTGATAGAAAGTAGttgaaaagtcacttttgcatcataACTAACGAGAGCGTCTTCTTTCACGTTCTACTTCAGTGCTCTGTCCTTAGTTTTCTAACGCCATGTTGTGTTCTTGTTTCCCCAGGTAACCGATAAGATGGCGGCTCGGGAAGCGACTGGGCACAGCTTCCTGGTGGCGTGCTGGCAGCCCGTTCTCATCTTGATGCTGGGCACCGTGCTGTCGGGCTCGGCCACCGGCTGCCCCTCCCGCTGCGAGTGCAACGTCCAAGAGCGCTCTGTGATGTGCCACCGTAAGAAGCTGATGACGGTTCCCGAGGGGATCCCTGCGGAAACGCGGCTGCTGGACCTCGGCAAGAACCGCATAAGGACCATCAACCCGGACGAGTTTGCCAGCTTCCCCACCCTGGAGCACCTAGAGCTGAGCGAGAACACCATCTCCACCATCGAACCCGGCGCCTTCAACAACCTCTATGGCTTGCGGACATTGGGGCTGCGCAGCAACAAGCTAAAGCTGATCCAGCTCGGCGTCTTCACGGGCCTGAGCAATCTCACCCAGCTGGACATAAGCGAGAACAAGATCGTCATCCTGCTGGACTACATGTTCCAGGATTTATACAACCTGCGCTCGTTGGAAGTGGGCGACAATGACCTGGTGTTCATCTCCCACCGCGCTTTTCATGGCCTGAGTAGCCTGGAGCATCTGAGTCTTGAGAAGTGCAATCTGTCCTCTGTGCCTACAGAGGCCTTCACCCACCTACACAGTCTGATCACGCTCAGGCTGCGTCACCTCAACATCAACGTCATACGGGATTACTCATTCAAACGTCTCTACAGGCTGAAAGTGCTGGAGATTGCCAATTGGCCGTATTTGGATACAATGACTCCTAATTGCTTGTATGGATTAAACCTGACCTCTCTGACCATCGCCAACGCTAACCTGACCACCATCCCTTACGTAGCCCTGCGGCACCTGGTCTACTTACGCTTTCTTAATCTTTCCTACAACCCTATCCACACCATTGATGGGAATCGGCTCCACGACTTGCTTCGTCTTCAGGAGTTCCACCTGGTCGGAGGCCGACTCGCCATGATTGAGCCCTACTCTTTCCGTGGTCTAAACTACCTGAAGATCCTCAATGTGTCCGGGAACTCTCTCAGCACTTTAGAAGAATCGGCGTTCCATTCGGTGGGAAACCTGGAGACTCTGGCGTTGTACGACAACCCCTTGGCATGCGACTGCCGCCTCTTGTGGGTCTTCCGGCGGCGCTGGAGGCTCAACTTCAACCGGCAGCAGCCCACCTGCTCCTCCCCCGAGTTTGTCCAAGGCAAAGAGTTCAAGGACTTTCCGGATGTGCTGCAGCCCAACTACTTCACCTGCCGCAAGTCCAGGATCAGGGATCGCAAGGCACAGCAGCAGTTTGTCGACGAGGGAGCCATCGTTCATTTCTCCTGCGAGGCTGATGGCGATCCCGCGCCGGTGATTATGTGGCTTTCCCCACAGAAGAAGTTTATCACCACTAAAACGATCGGACGGGTCTCTGTGCTGCCAGATGGCACCCTGGAGGTCCGCTACGCTCAGATCCAGGACAACGGCACCTACGTGTGCATAGCCAGCAACGCCGGCGGCAATGACACCGCCCTAGCTCACCTGCACATCCACAGCTACTCGCCCGATTGGCCCTTCCAGCCCAACAAGACCTTTGCCTTCATATCCAACCAGCCTGCGGATACCGGCAGCAACGACACACGAGCCAACGTCCCGTTCCCCTTTGACATAAAGACACTGATCATCGCCACCACCATGGGCTTCATTTCCTTTCTGGGCGTGGTCTTGTTCTGCTTGGTGCTGCTTTTCCTGTGGAGCAGAGGCAAGGGCAACACCAAGCACAACATCGAGATTGAGTACGTGCCACGCAAATCAGACGCTGGCATGAGCAGCAGCACAGTGGACGCGCCGCGCAAGTTTAACATGAAAATGATTTAAAGAattttcaacaacaacaaaaagactgGATTCTGGTGTGTTCACTGACTGAGGAAAAAGTGGTTGAGAGGCAATGAAAGCGGGGGTCTTCTATGGCTTGTGGGCCACTTTTATCGAAAGTCGCGTCAGTTACAAACACTTCATGTTGCTGTGGCTCCACAATGGCAAAAACAGAATTGATGACACCCCCGAGCTGGAAGATTTACAAGAGCTAGATGGTTTGGCCGTTGCTGTTTGAGTTTATTTTAATATCTCTCCCCTTTCCTTGAGGTGACATGTCAAGTTATGAATTACTTTGATACGGGCTGATGAGCACATTTATACAACATCGTCAATACACTTCATCATGTTTGAACTGTGAATGCTTTGTCCTACTTTACGGCCATTATTTCTCCGTGATCCATCACTGTCACAATCATTGATCTGGAGCAGTGCCGCCATCAGTAAAGAACATTTGAGAAGAAACGGATGCTTATTTTGGAAATGATTGGAAAAACTAAATCGGCAGTGATGCAAGATGAGCGCTGCGATGCGGTGACCGATTTTGGTCAAATTTATACAAGTCACCCACTGGTTTACCTTAGCGTACTTCATATTGACATTTTCATTAAGAAATAATGACAATTCATCTATATGAATTGTTATTcgatacatatacagtaccacTCAAAAGTTTGAAGGCACCTTCTCATGCTTTGAAACGGGAatgtgtgtctaaacttttgatgGGCTCTGTATATGTACACCCATACTTGGGGAAACATTTCTTTagtgatacagtaatccctcgaattgcacggcttcactctatcacagttttttcaaaaatatattaataattcatgCTGTTGCGTGCCTATTAACGgtaggaaaaaaatgcatatttaagtaaatttttcttactttttgcctaaactaagcattttcaaagatacaaaaatacagctaaatggagtcaaatgcaaatataaggcattaagacaTTGTGATGCT from Dunckerocampus dactyliophorus isolate RoL2022-P2 chromosome 5, RoL_Ddac_1.1, whole genome shotgun sequence encodes the following:
- the lingo1a gene encoding leucine-rich repeat and immunoglobulin-like domain-containing nogo receptor-interacting protein 1 isoform X1, which encodes MKQAVPGYSSLKTPVTDKMAAREATGHSFLVACWQPVLILMLGTVLSGSATGCPSRCECNVQERSVMCHRKKLMTVPEGIPAETRLLDLGKNRIRTINPDEFASFPTLEHLELSENTISTIEPGAFNNLYGLRTLGLRSNKLKLIQLGVFTGLSNLTQLDISENKIVILLDYMFQDLYNLRSLEVGDNDLVFISHRAFHGLSSLEHLSLEKCNLSSVPTEAFTHLHSLITLRLRHLNINVIRDYSFKRLYRLKVLEIANWPYLDTMTPNCLYGLNLTSLTIANANLTTIPYVALRHLVYLRFLNLSYNPIHTIDGNRLHDLLRLQEFHLVGGRLAMIEPYSFRGLNYLKILNVSGNSLSTLEESAFHSVGNLETLALYDNPLACDCRLLWVFRRRWRLNFNRQQPTCSSPEFVQGKEFKDFPDVLQPNYFTCRKSRIRDRKAQQQFVDEGAIVHFSCEADGDPAPVIMWLSPQKKFITTKTIGRVSVLPDGTLEVRYAQIQDNGTYVCIASNAGGNDTALAHLHIHSYSPDWPFQPNKTFAFISNQPADTGSNDTRANVPFPFDIKTLIIATTMGFISFLGVVLFCLVLLFLWSRGKGNTKHNIEIEYVPRKSDAGMSSSTVDAPRKFNMKMI
- the lingo1a gene encoding leucine-rich repeat and immunoglobulin-like domain-containing nogo receptor-interacting protein 1 isoform X2 translates to MAAREATGHSFLVACWQPVLILMLGTVLSGSATGCPSRCECNVQERSVMCHRKKLMTVPEGIPAETRLLDLGKNRIRTINPDEFASFPTLEHLELSENTISTIEPGAFNNLYGLRTLGLRSNKLKLIQLGVFTGLSNLTQLDISENKIVILLDYMFQDLYNLRSLEVGDNDLVFISHRAFHGLSSLEHLSLEKCNLSSVPTEAFTHLHSLITLRLRHLNINVIRDYSFKRLYRLKVLEIANWPYLDTMTPNCLYGLNLTSLTIANANLTTIPYVALRHLVYLRFLNLSYNPIHTIDGNRLHDLLRLQEFHLVGGRLAMIEPYSFRGLNYLKILNVSGNSLSTLEESAFHSVGNLETLALYDNPLACDCRLLWVFRRRWRLNFNRQQPTCSSPEFVQGKEFKDFPDVLQPNYFTCRKSRIRDRKAQQQFVDEGAIVHFSCEADGDPAPVIMWLSPQKKFITTKTIGRVSVLPDGTLEVRYAQIQDNGTYVCIASNAGGNDTALAHLHIHSYSPDWPFQPNKTFAFISNQPADTGSNDTRANVPFPFDIKTLIIATTMGFISFLGVVLFCLVLLFLWSRGKGNTKHNIEIEYVPRKSDAGMSSSTVDAPRKFNMKMI